ATTGTTTTGATGACGTAGGCgaccactaaggaaggatttttgaaaattcctccCCGTCGTCCTTGGGGATTTTGTTGAAATTGAAGTAAGTAGAGTCCATCTGAAAATAAGGAGGATTTAAATAATCATTTTGCCAAATTCGAAatgtaattttcaaaaaattgatgAAACTTGTGTACTTTGAAGGTCtgtatttataaaacaatttgGAACGTGGCAAAATGTGACAACTTGAACCTCTCTTATTTTCACATGCACTATAACGTGtttcaatttgaacaaaatctcagaccagagatgggcaaagataatatctagataaactcgaataaaagatattttacgtttattctttacgaaaattcgaataacacggtttatctttattcgaaacaccacggataaataaatttattcgaagtgaatttattcgacagcgaaagataatttttttactcgaagtgaatttattcgacggtgaaagataatttttttattcgaggtGAATTTATTCtatgcttgtcccgcattggaacagaaaatatctagtCACTttactagggtagatgtcccaattaccgtgctttgacgccgacttacccgcgaaggaattaattactgacttctcttactttaattttgcttggtgaaaatttatatcggtgttttgaacttttctctttattccgGCATTtattcgggttgaaaatgttaatttttcatatttttttaattgaaataaaaatacatgtttttgtgccaattaccgtgcccggaaaaatgcgttgtccctattccTGTGTCCCCAATTACCGTCcccttttttgaatagcgttccGGCGGTTAGgttgtctttgaactttgaactgttcaaaacatttttttgctctacgagaggtgcttttatgtaattttaatatgaccttttcattacaaacgcaaaatatgcaaatacaaatttctgttcacccgttctgagaaacgaaagtaaggttaggtttagcagttacagagggagccagtgggcttcgaggggcacggtaatagggacaagcattaaattcctgtcccaattaccggattcacttcaaaaatacgaaaacttttcaaaagtactcattttgctatttttacataaaatttgaaccttttataatataataaatactttacataagtgcaaatcatgataattatcaatttattcacttctgtaaagtacgtgtttaggtaaatccatcgaaatcttcatatgcatttttgaaaatttttgtactatgcttaaattgtttaaaaatgcaaccttctcgtttgtaacacatacattaatagattaacttaattaaacaaatttctttccttatttatttatgcgagttttttgcACGGCTTTtttaagcataaaggcacggtaatagggacagggcacggtaattgggacatctaccctatagtcgcaactattcctccgtccctatattcctatgtccagaCCTATAACGGACGTATATTTGACGTCTTTTAAGACGTCTGTGATATGTGGGTGATGAACACTTCGTAGAATAGCGTTGGATTTCAATGTTTGAGCGCCAGTTGGTCTTGAAAAGTAGCCCAAATGGCGAAATACCGTCCAATTTGGCAACCCTGGAAAATTGACATCTAcaatttcgagtttcgagatACGTGATTTTATCGATAAGTTGTTTCTTGCAATGCGCTAAAATACGAATTACAGGTTTACGTTTCTTCTTACACTTAGTTCGCATTTATTCGCAACACAGATCGTATTCTTGCGACtaacatttataattattattcatttgtaATAATCATTTTCAGGTATAAGTTCGAAATGTGTGCGTATACATTTTCAATTCATAGTTAACTGCGCGTAACGAATTCACTTGATTCATTAGTGCGTTGGCTTTCAATCGCGCGCAATATTATGAATTCTTTTGAACGCCTTTTCCAGTTACTTactaaattaaataatacttGATGGTTAGTCAATGATAAGTAGCGTAAGAAAATAAAGGCAACATGAAATGCGCTGTGCCAGGAGCAAGTGTAAAAAGTACGTTGAAAttcatttaggttatattttagTGGCTTCCATGCCAAAGGGTGTGTACGCTTACAggaaatgaatatttatatataatattcgtGTATTAGTTTTAGCAAAAGCTATACATGCATTGGCGAGAATTGGAGATGAAATGTACATAGAACCACAAAAGAGTACCATGTTGTTTCGTACCGTCAACATGAACAGTTCAGCGTATGCTGACTTCACATTCTTTGAAAACTACTTCTCATATTATGTTTATGGAGATCTACAGGAAAACGATGCATTGAAATGTAAAATTTCAATGAGGGTAATACTGAATTactatattttcatataatattacaaatgatttcatatataatatattttacagaGCGCGATGGCTGTATTCAAAGCTGCCAATTTAATAGATAAACAAGTGGAAACCTGTCACATAAGATTAGAACCAAACGcatctgaaattttatttatcttaaAATATAAGAACAGTATTACCAAGACTCATTTATTGCCCATATTAGACTGCGAAATGTTACAAGTATGTTATCCGTATTCTCAATAGCCTCTGTGTAGCCTCTGCTTTTTTTTATTGCTATCCATACTGTGCAGATCGCATATAATAAAGATCTTGCGTCAAATCAATTCTCATCTCAATCACGAGTATTAGGAGATGCGTTGCAAAATTTCCATCAACATTTATTCGAGATAACATTAGAAGTTTCATCGCAAAAGCTGTTGTTAAGGAATTATGTCGATGACACTTCAGGTAAATGATATAGTTCAAGCAATATAATTATAGCTTGTTTATCTCATTGAATGAAACTACTTACCTTTCTCAGGTTTATCAAATACAACACGAACGCAGGTTGCACTTGGCAGAGGGGAGTTCGATAGATATGATATTAGTAGCGACGTATCGATTACATTTTGTATGAAAGAATTCAAAGCTATTTTAAGTTTTGCAGAAACTGTAAGAATACCAGCTAGTATATATTTCGAAGAAGCAGGAAAGTAAGAGTTAGttaatataaatacatatattctTTCACTTAGCCCCGTTGCGCACTTGTGACCAGTCGCCGGCGACCAGGtcgccgacgaccacgaggtGCACGGGGAcatgagttcgtacgcacttggtcgcggcGACCAACGAGGTGCCTTGATTCCAGTGCACGCGTTCACACGACGAGCGACTTTGTTGGCGACCAGACACCTGCAAGCAACGAAATGAATTTCGATACgcagaaatttattttgcaaattgaatCTCGAAAGGCAATTTGGGACTTGTCATataacgaatactccaatcgtgacattaaaaaaataataagaagaaatggTGCATTTATTTGAGAATGAGAAAGCCAGGAAACATATCCTTTCTTACGGCGTTCTTACAATATAGGATGCACCCAATATCGCctcatctttttcttttttttttcaatgtacatCATAATTACAACAATCTTCTTGACGTCCATTCTGGTTGGCGCTCTCTACGAAACAGATAGGTATCGAGTTGCTCAGTCTGCTGGTCGCTTCGTTTGGTTGCCCGAATTTTGGTCTCTCGGCGACTAAGTTGCCGGCGACTGGTCGCAAGTGCGCAACGGGGCTTATACGTGACTAATTATTCACTAATATTTTGCAGGCCAGTTATATTTGCATTGAAAAACCCAGCTTTTGAGGCAAATTTAGTGCTGTCTACGTTAAATTCTGATGCTGATAGTCAGACTGAAACAACGCTAataggaacaaacgaaaagacGACAAAAAGGAGGGTAGGAGGCAAGCGAATCTCAAAGAGACCTAGTAGATCTATAAGTAAAACAGACAATAAGTCAGCCACGATTAATAAAACATTGGGGAATACAATTTCTGAAAATACGCATCCAGCTTTAAcggaaaaaatgaaagaaacaaacctaaattcttctaaaaaaagctAATTCATTACGAAATGTACCTAGCAGAAGTCTAAGGGTTGATCTCAATATAAATGAAGTCAGTGTTCTGCCAGTAGAACGCGATACGCGAGAGGAATTTCCTAATTATCCCTGATCTAGTCGTGATGTAACTCCAAAACTTAGTAAAACATCTACAAATAGAAAGAAGATAGTGAACTCTGTATTTTCCTCAATAACAAAAAGGAAgtctaataataatgaaacagatagGCAACAAAATCCCGATTATGATTCAGTACCAAATTCACCACCAGCCAAAAAAAGAGCACGTCTagtatttcagaaatgtttccAAAGAACATTTGATCCGAGAACGTTGCCTGGATATGATATAATCTTAGCTGAAGATTCAGACGAGTGTTGTagggaataaatatattttctcatAATCTCTTATATTTATGCTTTTAACAAGTGTCCTTATAAATTTTCTGTGCCAATTGGTgttaagttataatttatttccagGTATCAGCCTTATCTCATGTGAATATACTATagttatatttgaaaaaatattttaaatttgaaactgttaaagtatatccctgatagccagatatgggcagcagaatctgacgtcagaactgcagcagtctgtgtccgcatttggctgcgttctgatgtgcagagcctgaagtgcagtgcctgatgtcagatggacagcagatcgacagcagatttcgccgtctgctaggcacagcaacagcgccatctgtaggcaattgcttggtaattctgtaTCTCAGATGGCGccgttgctgtgcctagcagacggcgaaatctgctgtcgatctgctgtcgatctgctgtccatctgacatcaggcactgcacctcaggctctgcacatcagaacgcagccaaatgcggacacagactgctgcagttctgacgtcagattctgctgcccagatctggctatcagggtaaataataattatgttgTAATTTCTATGTTTCTTATGCACAGTCGACAATGCCatataacttttattattatatactaaGACCTAGGGTAAggcccgttacgcacttgcgaccagTCGCCGGCAACTTAGTCGCCAAGAgaccagaaacctttgttgttcgtcgcgaccaagtgcgtacgaacttGTATGTTTCTGTATACCTCGTGGTCGTCGACGACCTGGTCCCCGGCAATTTGTCGCAAGTGCGAAACGGGGCTAAGTTGTCtaatattggaaataaaaaagtcTCAAGCATAAATGTATCTTGCTGCATATTTCACG
This portion of the Andrena cerasifolii isolate SP2316 chromosome 9, iyAndCera1_principal, whole genome shotgun sequence genome encodes:
- the LOC143373003 gene encoding LOW QUALITY PROTEIN: cell cycle checkpoint control protein RAD9A-like (The sequence of the model RefSeq protein was modified relative to this genomic sequence to represent the inferred CDS: deleted 1 base in 1 codon; substituted 1 base at 1 genomic stop codon) yields the protein MKCAVPGASVKILAKAIHALARIGDEMYIEPQKSTMLFRTVNMNSSAYADFTFFENYFSYYVYGDLQENDALKCKISMRSAMAVFKAANLIDKQVETCHIRLEPNASEILFILKYKNSITKTHLLPILDCEMLQIAYNKDLASNQFSSQSRVLGDALQNFHQHLFEITLEVSSQKLLLRNYVDDTSGLSNTTRTQVALGRGEFDRYDISSDVSITFCMKEFKAILSFAETVRIPASIYFEEAGKPVIFALKNPAFEANLVLSTLNSDADSQTETTLIGTNEKTTKRRVGGKRISKRPSRSISKTDNKSATINKTLGNTISENTHPALTEKMKETNLNSSKKANSLRNVPSRSLRVDLNINEVSVLPVERDTREEFPNYPXSSRDVTPKLSKTSTNRKKIVNSVFSSITKRKSNNNETDRQQNPDYDSVPNSPPAKKRARLVFQKCFQRTFDPRTLPGYDIILAEDSDECCRE